One genomic region from Oncorhynchus gorbuscha isolate QuinsamMale2020 ecotype Even-year linkage group LG13, OgorEven_v1.0, whole genome shotgun sequence encodes:
- the LOC123994255 gene encoding P2Y purinoceptor 3-like: MSISSLEVFSTEPFLIGMFTAEGSSSGHYTEPHLEEYLIAMGDNNVTWPVCTYKEDFKRFLLPAVYSVVFLIGLPLNGAVILKIWRSRPNLTRSNVYMLNLATADFLYVMSLPLLIYNYASHDYWPFGELACKLVRFQFYSNLHGSILFLTCISLQRYVGICHPMAGWHKQGGRRLARVVCGGVWLVVALLCAPTFHYASTGTQRNRTVCYDLSRPEHSADYYPYGMALTCLGFLLPFMGVVACYCRMGRLLCSPPSYQGATMAASMEKRDKAVKMIVIVVTVFAVSFLPFHLTKTMYLLVRTLPGAPCATRNLFSVIYKCTRPFASMNSVLDPILFYFTQPRFRRSTRILITKITTLRDREPRCEEVKTPRLFRSHV; the protein is encoded by the exons ATGTCGATATCCTCTCTAGAAGTGTTCTCTACGGAACCTTTCCTCATTGGAATGTTCACAGCAGAAGGTTCCTCCTCTGGACATTACACAGAACCCCACTTGGAGGAATACCTCATCGCCATGGGCGATAACAATGTCACATGGCCAGTCTGCACCTATAAGGAGGATTTTAAACGCTTCCTACTTCCTGCCGTCTACAGTGTGGTCTTCCTGATTGGTCTGCCTCTGAATGGGGCGGTCATCTTGAAGATCTGGAGGTCACGACCCAACCTGACCCGGAGCAACGTCTACATGCTCAATCTGGCCACGGCTGACTTCCTGTATGTGATGTCACTACCTCTGCTCATCTACAACTACGCCAGTCATGACTACTGGCCCTTTGGAGAACTGGCCTGCAAACTTGTCCGCTTTCAGTTCTACAG TAACCTGCATGGCAGTATCCTGTTCCTGACCTGTATCAGCCTCCAGCGCTACGTGGGCATCTGCCACCCTATGGCCGGCTGGCACAAGCAGGGGGGTCGCAGGCTGGCACGGGTGGTCTGtgggggtgtgtggctggtggtCGCCCTCCTCTGCGCCCCCACGTTCCACTATGCCTCCACAGGAACACAACGCAACCGCACCGTCTGTTACGACCTGAGTCGACCGGAGCACTCGGCTGACTACTACCCCTATGGGATGGCTCTGACCTGCCTGGGCTTCCTGTTGCCTTTTATGGGCGTGGTGGCATGCTACTGTCGCATGGGTCGCCTCCTCTGCAGCCCGCCATCCTATCAGGGCGCTACCATGGCAGCCTCAATGGAGAAACGGGACAAGGCGGTGAAGATGATAGTCATCGTGGTGACGGTGTTTGCTGTGAGCTTCCTGCCGTTCCACCTCACTAAAACCATGTACCTGTTGGTACGAACCTTACCAGGTGCTCCGTGTGCGACACGGAACCTGTTCTCAGTGATCTACAAGTGCACCAGGCCGTTCGCCAGCATGAACAGTGTTCTAGATCCTATACTGTTCTACTTCACACAGCCACGGTTCCGCAGGAGCACCAGAATATTGATCACCAAGATCACCACTCTCAGAGACAGGGAACCAAGGTGTGAGGAAGTGAAAACCCCTAGATTATTTAGATCCCATGTTTAA